In a genomic window of Helianthus annuus cultivar XRQ/B chromosome 10, HanXRQr2.0-SUNRISE, whole genome shotgun sequence:
- the LOC110882766 gene encoding uncharacterized protein LOC110882766: MITLVGNLKLGGKEIHNIIRGSVGSGTEVSFWHDIWYGTTTLCQRWPCLFSLEKNKRCTVRDRLQDRNGMLSFVDNWRCGLSTVEELSEYRDLQEMVPKCSFSGGKDSWVWNADSSNSFSVQNVKKILINDRNVRRVHNMVWTGWVPLKVNIHAWRLEMDRLPTKKNLRRRKINVGDGSCVLCRSVEESALHLFTGCIVSSGVWQGIEKWCRLGPIFLFDIKDIFSLPSTIPGTNTKKKIIRGIVMTTCWVIWKSRNKAVFEDAKPRVCDMIACIKSWSYLWFHSSSKVDNISWKDWCRYPMYML, translated from the coding sequence ATGATTACATTAGTGGGCAACTTGAAGCTTGGTGGCAAAGAGATACATAACATCATAAGGGGTTCAGTGGGTTCTGGGACAGAAGTTAGCTTCTGGCATGATATTTGGTATGGTACGACTACTTTATGTCAGCGTTGGCCCTGTCTTTTCTCTCTGGAAAAAAATAAAAGATGCACGGTTCGGGACAGATTACAGGATCGTAATGGGATGCTCTCCTTCGTGGACAATTGGCGTTGCGGTCTTTCTACTGTCGAGGAGTTATCGGAGTATAGAGATTTGCAAGAAATGGTTCCTAAATGCTCTTTTTCGGGTGGCAAGGATAGCTGGGTCTGGAATGCCGATTCGAGTAACAGTTTTTCAGTGCAGAATGTTAAAAAGATCCTCATCAATGACCGTAATGTTAGGAGAGTCCATAATATGGTTTGGACCGGGTGGGTTCCGTTAAAGGTGAATATTCATGCTTGGAGACTCGAAATGGATCGCCTTCCGACCAAGAAAAACCTTCGCAGAAGAAAAATTAACGTGGGAGATGGCTCGTGTGTTCTTTGTCGGTCGGTAGAGGAGTCGGCCTTGCACCTTTTCACCGGGTGCATTGTGTCGAGTGGTGTGTGGCAAGGGATAGAAAAATGGTGTCGTTTGGGTCCGATCTTCCTTTTTGATATCAAAGACATCTTTTCCTTGCCTTCGACGATTCCAGGTACTAATACGAAGAAGAAAATTATTAGAGGGATTGTGATGACGACTTGTTGGGTCATTTGGAAGTCTCGTAACAAGGCGGTTTTCGAAGATGCCAAGCCTCGGGTTTGTGATATGATTGCATGCATCAAATCTTGGTCTTATTTGTGGTTTCATAGTAGTTCTAAAGTCGATAACATTAGTTGGAAGGATTGGTGTAGATACCCaatgtatatgttgtaa
- the LOC110885871 gene encoding malate dehydrogenase 1, mitochondrial, with translation MRTTMLRSIQSSLKSSTVLRRSYSSESAPERKVAILGAAGGIGQPLSLLMKLNPLVSSLSLYDIAGTPGVAADVSHINTRSEVVGYMGDENLGKALEGADVVIIPAGVPRKPGMTRDDLFNINAGIVKGLCTAIAKYCPHALVNMISNPVNSTVPIAAEVFKKAGTYDEKRLFGVTTLDVVRAKTFYAGKAKVPVSGVNVPVVGGHAGITILPLFSQATPQANNLSDEEIVALTKRTQDGGTEVVEAKAGKGSATLSMAYAGAIFADACLKGLNGVPDVVECSFVQSTVTELPFFASKVRLGKNGVEEVLGLGSLSDYEKQGLEALLPELKSSIEKGIAFANKS, from the exons ATGAGGACAACTATGTTGAGATCCATCCAATCTTCACTTAAATCCTCCACCGTTCTCCGCCGGAGCTACTCATCGGAGTCCGCTCCGGAGCGCAAGGTCGCCATCTTAGGTGCCGCCGGCGGCATCGGACAACCGCTCTCTCTCCTCATGAAACTAAACCCTCTCGTTTCTAGCCTCTCTCTTTACGATATCGCCGGTACTCCTGGTGTCGCTGCTGACGTCAGCCACATCAACACCAGATCTGAG GTGGTTGGTTACATGGGTGATGAGAATTTGGGAAAGGCATTGGAAGGTGCTGATGTTGTTATTATTCCGGCTGGTGTACCGAGGAAGCCGGGTATGACTCGTGATGatcttttcaacatcaatgctgGCATTGTTAAGGGTTTGTGCACAGCTATTGCCAAGTATTGCCCTCAT GCGCTTGTTAACATGATCAGCAACCCGGTCAACTCTACTGTACCTATTGCTGCTGAGGTCTTCAAGAAAGCGGGTACCTATGATGAGAAAAGGCTGTTTGGTGTGACCACACTTGATGTTGTCAGGGCGAAAACTTTCTATGCTGGAAAGGCAAAGGTTCCGGTTTCTG GTGTGAATGTGCCTGTTGTTGGTGGTCACGCTGGTATCACCATTCTACCTTTGTTTTCTCAG GCCACACCACAAGCAAATAACTTATCAGATGAAGAGATAGTTGCTTTAACAAAAAGAACTCAAGATGGTGGAACGGAGGTTGTGGAGGCTAAGGCTGGAAAGGGTTCCGCTACACTTTCCATGGC TTATGCTGGAGCTATATTTGCTGATGCTTGTTTGAAGGGACTTAATGGAGTCCCAGATGTTGTGGAGTGCTCATTTGTGCAATCAACCGTTACTGAACTACCTTTCTTTGCCTCTAAG GTGAGACTTGGCAAGAATGGTGTAGAGGAAGTCCTAGGCTTGGGATCGCTTTCAGACTATGAGAAACAAGGTTTGGAAGCCCTTTTGCCTGAGCTAAAGTCATCTATTGAGAAGGGAATTGCGTTCGCCAACAAGAGTTGA